One Bacillus sp. FJAT-52991 genomic region harbors:
- the spo0A gene encoding sporulation transcription factor Spo0A, whose translation MKKIKVAVVDDNRELVKLLEEYISSQDDMEVVAKANNGQECLEILPEVKADVLILDIIMPHVDGLAVLEKMREINLATMPNVIMLTAFGQEDVTKKAVDLGASYFMLKPFDMESLVSHIRQVSGAENPAIQRSLNSVLKPAEKKPINLDASITSIIHEIGVPAHIKGYLYLREAISMVYNDIELLGSITKVLYPDIAKKYNTTASRVERAIRHAIEVAWSRGNIDSISTLFGYTVSMSKAKPTNSEFIAMVADKLRLEHKAS comes from the coding sequence TTGAAAAAAATTAAAGTAGCTGTTGTTGATGACAATCGTGAACTAGTGAAGTTACTAGAAGAATACATTTCTTCTCAAGATGATATGGAAGTAGTGGCAAAGGCGAACAATGGACAAGAATGTTTAGAAATTCTTCCAGAGGTGAAAGCGGATGTATTGATCCTCGATATTATTATGCCGCATGTAGACGGATTAGCTGTATTGGAAAAAATGAGAGAGATCAATTTAGCTACAATGCCAAATGTCATTATGTTAACAGCATTCGGTCAAGAGGACGTGACAAAGAAAGCGGTTGACCTTGGCGCTTCCTATTTTATGTTAAAGCCGTTTGATATGGAAAGCCTCGTTAGTCATATTCGTCAAGTTAGCGGTGCTGAAAATCCAGCGATTCAGCGCTCATTAAATTCAGTCCTAAAGCCGGCAGAGAAAAAGCCAATCAATCTTGATGCTAGCATTACGAGCATTATTCATGAAATCGGAGTTCCTGCTCACATCAAAGGATATTTATATTTACGTGAAGCAATTTCGATGGTTTACAATGACATTGAGTTGCTTGGCTCGATTACGAAAGTGTTATATCCTGACATCGCCAAAAAATACAACACAACAGCCAGTCGAGTTGAACGTGCGATTCGTCATGCCATTGAAGTGGCTTGGAGCCGTGGAAATATCGATTCCATCTCCACTTTGTTTGGTTATACTGTATCTATGTCAAAAGCAAAGCCTACAAATTCAGAATTTATTGCGATGGTGGCAGATAAATTAAGACTAGAGCATAAAGCTTCTTGA
- the spoIVB gene encoding SpoIVB peptidase: MKDKGLSKTTGGILLVSILFCLLNWFIIQPVEAKEIHNRNEESISAISGRSIGQKEELLESAGFPLTNNRKATAIKEVKIIPGGQSIGIKMNTIGVLVVGHHLVDTTQGKQSPGEQAGIQVGDLITKINGKRIEKMQDVGAFLQGVDKSQPMNIVIRRGHKQFETKLKPLKDQKEKSYKLGLYIRDSAAGIGTLTFYEPKSKKYGALGHVITDVDTKKPIIVQDGEIVQSTVMSIQKGRYGNPGEKLAQFSASQERLGNITNNSPYGIFGQLKKPMHHSFTNQAYPVALSHEVKEGPAKILTVVNGKKVEWYDIEIVSTIPQKYPATKGMVIKITDPKLLDRTGGIVQGMSGSPIIQNNKIVGAVTHVFVNDPTSGYGVHIEWMLNEAGIPLTEEKVS, translated from the coding sequence TTGAAGGACAAAGGATTGAGCAAAACCACTGGTGGAATTCTCCTTGTTTCCATTTTATTTTGTTTATTGAATTGGTTCATTATACAGCCTGTCGAGGCAAAAGAAATACACAATAGAAATGAAGAAAGTATTTCGGCGATCTCAGGCAGAAGCATCGGGCAAAAGGAAGAGTTGCTCGAGTCAGCAGGATTCCCATTAACTAATAACAGGAAAGCGACAGCAATAAAAGAAGTCAAGATCATTCCTGGCGGACAATCCATTGGAATTAAAATGAATACAATTGGTGTGCTGGTGGTTGGTCATCATCTAGTCGACACCACTCAAGGAAAACAGTCTCCAGGAGAACAAGCCGGCATTCAAGTGGGAGACTTAATCACAAAAATTAACGGAAAGAGAATAGAAAAAATGCAAGATGTGGGAGCATTTCTTCAAGGTGTAGATAAAAGTCAACCGATGAATATCGTCATTCGAAGAGGTCATAAACAGTTTGAAACAAAGCTAAAACCACTTAAAGATCAAAAAGAGAAATCCTATAAGTTAGGCCTTTATATACGTGATTCAGCAGCCGGAATTGGCACGTTAACTTTTTATGAGCCGAAATCAAAAAAATATGGGGCACTTGGTCATGTCATCACAGACGTGGATACAAAAAAGCCGATCATCGTTCAAGATGGAGAAATTGTTCAATCAACGGTCATGTCCATTCAAAAAGGACGTTACGGGAACCCGGGTGAAAAGCTAGCTCAGTTTTCGGCTAGTCAAGAACGATTAGGAAATATTACGAATAATAGTCCATATGGCATTTTCGGGCAATTAAAAAAGCCGATGCATCATTCATTTACGAACCAAGCTTATCCAGTTGCGTTATCTCATGAAGTGAAAGAAGGCCCAGCCAAAATTTTAACTGTGGTGAATGGAAAAAAAGTGGAGTGGTACGATATAGAAATTGTCAGTACCATCCCACAAAAGTATCCAGCTACAAAAGGGATGGTCATCAAAATTACCGACCCGAAGCTTCTCGACCGCACTGGAGGAATTGTTCAAGGTATGAGTGGCAGCCCGATTATTCAAAATAATAAAATAGTGGGAGCGGTGACCCATGTCTTTGTGAATGATCCAACATCGGGATATGGTGTTCATATTGAATGGATGCTCAACGAAGCCGGCATTCCATTAACAGAAGAAAAGGTCAGTTAA
- the recN gene encoding DNA repair protein RecN: MLQELSIRNFAIIEELNLSLEKGLTVLTGETGAGKSIIIDAVHLLAGGRGSSEFVRHGERKSEIEGMFSIDGPDHPSVQKAHQFGIEIEDEIVVIRREISATGKSVCRINGKLVTIAILREIGSTLVDIHGQHEHQELMDTNQHLHLLDQFGGSDILAAKTNYADIFKRYEQTMKAIRQLSENEQQMAHRLDLIQFQLNEIQKADLKLREDDELAEEKRRLSNFEKLYESTQTSYNALQGEGKGLDWIGLAMSQLETAAEIDEQYRSLYEAVSESFYAIEDVSRQISSALDGLEFDPNRLNEIETRLNEINVLKRKYGSTIEEIMEYGGKIEEEIETLTNRETHIEKLQSERLAYEKDLLLEGKQLSYLRKQAAQKLVDAIHHELKQLYMDKTVFDIQFLVDGEDHTKHVPSFKKDGLDEVEFYISTNPGEPLKPLSKVASGGELSRMMLAMKTIFSKHQGVTSIIFDEVDTGVSGRVAQSIGEKIHQVSIHSQVLCISHLPQVAAMADVHLYISKIMTGGRTKTFVEPLENEEKIKEIGRMISGVEMTDLTKQHAKELLELAASLKNG; the protein is encoded by the coding sequence TTGCTACAGGAATTGTCCATACGCAATTTTGCCATCATTGAAGAGTTAAACCTGTCATTAGAAAAAGGCCTGACGGTGTTAACAGGAGAAACGGGAGCCGGTAAATCAATTATTATTGATGCCGTGCACTTACTAGCAGGTGGACGAGGCTCGTCAGAATTTGTTCGCCATGGAGAGAGAAAATCCGAAATTGAAGGGATGTTTAGTATAGACGGTCCAGATCATCCCTCTGTTCAAAAAGCCCATCAATTTGGGATTGAGATTGAGGATGAGATCGTGGTCATTCGCAGAGAAATCTCTGCTACCGGAAAAAGTGTCTGTCGAATCAACGGCAAGCTTGTGACCATTGCGATTCTTCGTGAAATTGGTTCGACGCTTGTCGATATTCACGGTCAGCATGAACATCAAGAATTAATGGATACAAATCAGCATTTACATTTGTTAGATCAATTTGGTGGAAGTGATATTTTAGCAGCGAAAACAAACTATGCGGATATTTTCAAACGCTATGAGCAAACGATGAAGGCGATCCGCCAGCTAAGTGAAAATGAACAGCAAATGGCTCATCGTCTCGATTTAATTCAATTTCAGCTAAATGAAATTCAAAAAGCAGATTTGAAATTAAGGGAAGATGATGAATTAGCAGAAGAAAAAAGAAGACTGAGCAATTTTGAAAAATTATATGAGTCCACTCAGACGAGTTATAATGCCTTGCAAGGAGAAGGAAAAGGGCTAGATTGGATCGGTCTTGCGATGAGTCAACTTGAAACAGCCGCGGAAATTGATGAACAATATCGTTCGCTCTATGAAGCTGTATCCGAAAGTTTTTATGCAATAGAGGATGTCTCACGCCAAATAAGCTCAGCGCTTGATGGGCTAGAATTTGATCCCAATCGATTAAATGAGATTGAAACGAGACTCAATGAAATTAATGTCTTGAAAAGGAAATATGGAAGCACCATTGAAGAGATCATGGAGTATGGCGGGAAAATTGAAGAGGAAATCGAAACATTAACAAATAGAGAAACGCATATTGAAAAGCTGCAAAGTGAGCGATTAGCTTATGAAAAAGATTTATTGCTTGAAGGGAAGCAGCTCAGTTATTTACGCAAACAAGCGGCTCAAAAGTTAGTAGATGCGATCCATCATGAGTTAAAACAGCTTTACATGGATAAAACCGTATTCGATATTCAATTTCTTGTCGATGGTGAAGATCATACAAAGCATGTTCCTTCGTTTAAAAAGGACGGGCTAGATGAAGTTGAATTTTATATTTCCACGAATCCAGGTGAACCGTTAAAGCCGTTGTCTAAAGTAGCTTCTGGAGGGGAATTATCCCGAATGATGCTAGCGATGAAGACGATTTTCTCTAAGCACCAAGGAGTGACCTCGATTATCTTTGATGAAGTGGATACGGGTGTTAGTGGTCGAGTCGCTCAATCTATCGGAGAAAAAATTCATCAAGTATCGATTCATTCGCAAGTCCTTTGTATATCCCATCTGCCACAAGTCGCCGCGATGGCCGATGTCCATTTATACATATCCAAAATTATGACAGGTGGACGAACAAAAACATTTGTTGAACCGCTTGAAAATGAGGAGAAGATTAAAGAAATCGGACGAATGATTTCTGGGGTCGAAATGACAGATTTAACAAAACAACATGCAAAGGAGTTGCTTGAATTAGCGGCTTCTTTAAAAAATGGCTAA
- the ahrC gene encoding transcriptional regulator AhrC/ArgR gives MNKGQRHIKIREIIANNEIETQDELVDRLKTLGYNVTQATVSRDIKELHLVKVPLMDGRYKYSLPADQRFNPLQKLKRSLVDAFVSIDAAGHFVVMKTLPGNAQAVGALIDNLDWEEIMGTICGDDTCLIICRAPEHTSIISERFLEML, from the coding sequence ATGAATAAAGGGCAACGTCATATAAAAATTAGAGAAATTATTGCTAATAATGAAATCGAAACACAAGATGAACTAGTCGATCGTTTAAAGACTTTAGGCTACAATGTGACTCAAGCAACGGTATCAAGAGATATTAAAGAGCTCCATTTAGTCAAAGTACCACTCATGGATGGACGCTATAAGTATAGCCTCCCTGCCGACCAGCGCTTTAATCCGTTGCAAAAACTGAAACGTTCCTTAGTGGATGCATTTGTCAGTATTGATGCAGCTGGTCATTTTGTCGTAATGAAAACACTTCCAGGAAATGCTCAAGCAGTCGGAGCTTTAATTGATAACCTTGATTGGGAAGAAATTATGGGAACTATTTGTGGTGATGACACTTGCTTAATTATTTGTCGTGCACCTGAGCATACATCCATTATTTCAGAACGATTTTTAGAAATGCTTTAA
- a CDS encoding TlyA family RNA methyltransferase — protein sequence MKIKKERIDVLLVERGLIETREKAKRAVMAGLVYCNEERLDKPGEKIAVDAPLQIKGNTLRYVSRGGLKLEKALKEFDVDVKDKMMLDIGSSTGGFTDCALQNGAKLSYALDVGYNQLAWKLRQDERVVVMERTNFRYVTPADLQKGMPEFATIDVSFISLSLILPVLKTLLVPGSDVVALIKPQFEAGKEQVGKKGIVREAKIHKEVIFKIIDLALGLGYDVKDLSYSPITGGDGNIEFLIHLHWPEHPKETGENQLLPTVDAIVIDAHEQLKQKTNK from the coding sequence ATGAAAATAAAGAAAGAACGAATAGATGTACTTCTTGTAGAAAGAGGACTAATAGAAACAAGAGAAAAAGCGAAGCGTGCCGTGATGGCAGGTCTCGTTTATTGTAACGAAGAGCGCCTGGATAAACCGGGAGAGAAAATTGCTGTCGACGCTCCTTTGCAAATTAAAGGAAACACGCTACGTTATGTGAGCCGCGGAGGGTTAAAGCTTGAAAAGGCATTGAAAGAATTCGATGTTGATGTGAAGGATAAAATGATGCTAGATATTGGTTCTTCAACAGGTGGCTTTACCGATTGTGCATTGCAGAACGGGGCGAAGCTTTCTTATGCACTAGACGTTGGGTATAATCAACTCGCTTGGAAACTTCGTCAAGATGAGCGAGTAGTCGTGATGGAGCGAACGAATTTCCGTTATGTCACGCCAGCCGATTTACAAAAAGGAATGCCTGAATTTGCTACGATTGATGTTTCATTTATTTCTCTGTCCTTAATTTTACCGGTGTTAAAAACATTACTTGTTCCAGGAAGTGATGTTGTTGCCTTAATCAAACCGCAATTTGAAGCAGGCAAAGAGCAAGTAGGTAAAAAGGGGATTGTCAGAGAAGCAAAAATTCATAAAGAAGTGATTTTTAAAATCATTGATTTAGCGTTAGGGCTTGGATATGATGTGAAGGATTTATCATACTCTCCAATCACTGGAGGAGATGGAAACATTGAATTTTTGATTCACTTACATTGGCCAGAGCATCCAAAAGAAACGGGAGAGAATCAACTCTTACCGACTGTAGATGCCATCGTTATAGATGCTCATGAACAACTAAAGCAAAAAACGAATAAATAG